Proteins encoded together in one Lepus europaeus isolate LE1 chromosome 13, mLepTim1.pri, whole genome shotgun sequence window:
- the CRIPT gene encoding cysteine-rich PDZ-binding protein, which yields MVCEKCEKKLGTVITPDTWKDGARNTTESGGRKLNENKALTSKKARFDPYGKNKFSTCRICKSSVHQPGSHYCQGCAYKKGICAMCGKKVLDTKNYKQTSV from the exons ATGGTGTGCGAAAAAT GTGAAAAGAAACTTGGTACTGTTATCACTCCGGATACATGGAAGGATGGTGCAAGAAATAccacag AAAGTGGTGGAAGAAAGCTGAATGAGAATAAAGCTTTGACTTCAAAAAAAGCAAG gtTTGATCCTTATGGGAAGAATAAATTCTCCACTTGCAGAATTTGTAAAAGTTCTGTGCACCAACCAGGTTCTCATTactgccagggctgtgcctaCAAAAAGG gCATCTGTGCCATGTGTggaaaaaaggttttggatacCAAAAACTACAAGCAAACGTCTGTCTAG